In Paludibaculum fermentans, the genomic stretch GATTCCCGCCAGTTGGAAGTACGTTCAGCGGGTGAGCTACGCCACGAGCCTGATGCGGCAGGGCGTCCTGATCTCCACGACCGAGCATCTGCTCAGCACGCTGTACAGCATGGGCATCGACAACGCCTATGTGGAGATCGACAACCTGGAAGTACCCATCCTGGATGGCAGCGGGCTGCCGTTTGTGGAACTGCTGCGCGAGGCGGGCATCAAGCATTCCCGGCGGCGGCGGCGGTTCCTCAGCGTATTGCGGCCGGTGAGCCTGGAAGGCCCGGGCAAGCGCATCTCGATCCTGCCGGCCGACACATTCCAGCTGACCTGCCATGTCTACTTCAAGCATCCGATGGTGAGCGGGCAGTCGCTGGAGATGGAAGTGACCCCGGAGAACTACGCCCGGGAACTGGCTCCGGCCCGCACGTTCGGGTTCGCGCCCGAGCTCGACCAGATGCGGAACATGGGCCTGATCCGCGGCGCCACGCTCGACAGCGCGGTGTGCTTTACGGATAACGACGTGATGAATCCGGGCGGACTGCGTTTCCCCGACGAGCCCTGCCGCCACAAGGCTCTGGATCTGATCGGCGACCTGGCCCTGATTGGGCGCTCGCTGCGCGGTCACGTCATCGCGGA encodes the following:
- the lpxC gene encoding UDP-3-O-acyl-N-acetylglucosamine deacetylase is translated as MKFETTIQRPVAASGVGLHSGVPVNIRIVPASPGTGIVFRRTDLDNFEIPASWKYVQRVSYATSLMRQGVLISTTEHLLSTLYSMGIDNAYVEIDNLEVPILDGSGLPFVELLREAGIKHSRRRRRFLSVLRPVSLEGPGKRISILPADTFQLTCHVYFKHPMVSGQSLEMEVTPENYARELAPARTFGFAPELDQMRNMGLIRGATLDSAVCFTDNDVMNPGGLRFPDEPCRHKALDLIGDLALIGRSLRGHVIAERAGHAMHVALVAKIMSDPSLYEIVTGDENSMSLVHASSF